In Rhododendron vialii isolate Sample 1 chromosome 9a, ASM3025357v1, the following are encoded in one genomic region:
- the LOC131301590 gene encoding putative disease resistance RPP13-like protein 1 has product MVRDFFSTKNQAAFHFQMANKVNNINLLLEEVYNRANEIGLKPASDVHGVEHMEFRLTVPFIDDRVIVGREHDVSKVIEMLLASDVEDDELPVIAIVGMAGLGKTALAQLVYKQDKIVSNFGSERMWICVSDIFKVDRLLNEMVESLTKNKSDMQNVEAIVEKLGEKLNGKKYLLVLDDVWNRSETKWQCMRDSLLGIGGSKGSKVIVTTRDMDVVSTMKQTSPCHTHHLSGLSLDYSLTLFRKKAFANGGPIETQSLLVIGRRMLQRCEGVPLAINALGGVLQTKKYQSEWESIEKSGLCSALGDRNGILPVLRLSFDDLPSPSLKRCFGYCSVFPKDKIIIKDKLIQLWMALGYLQPPSRTNLEVEDIGNEYFNILLRRSLFQEVKLDEYNNIISCKMHDVVHDLAIEVFEGLPNVVEFPKEFHKLVNLRHFCMGESEVMPALIGDLTSLQTLNFFVVGVNKGHKIEELGRLSKLRAKLKICHLQRVKNEEEAKTANMMEKTDIQELVYHWANGDSMESHVDHEGVLEGLQPHKNLKRFVLEYFGGQRIASWMTSRDACFLQNLLTIKLKDCRQCEQVPTLGQLPYLEVVEINGLHNLKCIGSEFYGLDVSSNSSSSRAARAGDVFPALRKLTLDNIPKLEKC; this is encoded by the exons ATGGTACGCGACTTCTTCTCCACCAAAAACCAAGCTGCATTTCATTTCCAGATGGCTAATAAGGTCAACAATATCAACTTGCTGTTAGAAGAAGTTTACAATAGGGCAAACGAAATTGGTCTGAAACCAGCAAGTGACGTCCATGGTGTCGAACATATGGAATTTAGGCTGACTGTACCCTTTATAGATGATAGAGTAATTGTGGGGAGGGAGCATGATGTCTCTAAAGTAATTGAGATGTTGCTCGCCTCTGACGTGGAAGATGATGAGTTACCTGTCATTGCCATTGTGGGAATGGCTGGGCTAGGGAAAACAGCCCTTGCTCAGCTAGTTTACAAACAGGATAAGATTGTGAGCAACTTCGGTAGTGAGAGAATGTGGATTTGTGTGTCCGATATTTTCAAGGTTGACAGGCTGTTGAATGAGATGGTTGAATCTCTTACTAAAAATAAATCTGACATGCAAAACGTTGAAGCAATTGTGGAAAAGCTTGGAGAAAAACTAAATGGCAAAAAGTATTTGCTAGTGTTAGATGATGTTTGGAATAGAAGTGAAACCAAGTGGCAATGCATGAGAGATTCTTTGCTAGGAATTGGTGGCTCCAAGGGAAGCAAAGTTATAGTCACAACCCGCGATATGGATGTTGTATCAACCATGAAACAAACATCTCCCTGTCACACTCATCATTTGTCCGGACTATCGCTTGACTATAGTTTGACCTTGTTTAggaaaaaggcatttgcgaacgGAGGGCCAATAGAAACTCAATCTTTGTTGGTTATTGGTAGAAGAATGTTACAAAGGTGTGAGGGTGTGCCCTTAGCAATAAACGCATTAGGAGGCGTATTGCAGACTAAGAAGTATCAAAGTGAATGGGAGTCCATTGAGAAGAGTGGATTATGTAGTGCACTTGGAGATAGAAACGGAATCCTACCAGTATTAAGGCTTAGTTTTGATGATTTACCATCTCCTTCTTTAAAGCGTTGTTTTGgttattgttctgtttttccAAAGGACAAAATCATAATAAAGGATAAGTTGATTCAGTTGTGGATGGCTCTAGGTTATCTTCAGCCTCCTTCAAGAACAAATTTGGAAGTGGAAGATATTGGTAATGAATATTTTAATATCTTGTTGCGCAGGTCATTGTTCCAAGAAGTTAAATTGGATGAGTATAATAACATTATAAGTTGcaagatgcatgatgttgtgcATGATCTTGCTATAGAGGTCTTCGAAGG ATTGCCAAATGTGGTGGAGTTTCCGAAAGAGTTCCACAAGTTGGTTAACTTGAGACATTTTTGTATGGGTGAGAGTGAAGTGATGCCAGCACTGATAGGTGATTTGACTTCTTTGCAGACATTAAATTTCTTTGTCGTGGGTGTGAATAAGGGCCACAAAATTGAGGAGTTGGGACGCTTAAGCAAGCTAAGAGCTAAATTAAAGATTTGCCATCTccaaagagtaaaaaatgaagaagaagcaaaaacagCAAATATGATGGAAAAAACAGATATCCAAGAATTGGTGTATCACTGGGCCAATGGGGATAGTATGGAATCGCACGTTGACCATGAAGGGGTTTTGGAAGGACTTCAACCGCACAAGAATCTTAAGAGATTTGTACTCGAATATTTTGGAGGACAAAGGATTGCCTCGTGGATGACAAGTAGAGATGCATGTTTTCTTCAGAATTTGTTGACAATCAAATTGAAGGATTGCAGACAATGTGAGCAAGTCCCAACACTCGGACAGCTTCCATATCTAGAAGTTGTTGAAATTAATGGCTTGCATAATCTGAAGTGTATTGGTAGTGAATTCTATGGATTGGATGTAAGTAGTAATAGTAGCAGCAGTAGGGCAGCAAGAGCGGGAGACGTTTTTCCAGCGTTGAGAAAACTCACTCTCGATAATATCCCGAAGCTAGAAAAATG TTGA
- the LOC131301592 gene encoding uncharacterized protein LOC131301592, whose protein sequence is MKTPSDASWTIRKLFGIRGLGQPLIQYRIGNGAGTFLWYTPSTLKPDSLREDYVVWVPHPSGHYSVAFAWEALRIRRPNPPWAAIVWSKQMVPRWAFVLWMAVQTKLCTKDRLANWGMQVDDKCVLCNNARETHHHLFFQCPFSSMVWQQVLVRTLVPGIPNTLVDIVDWLVQYGTSKVFKNLVLHSTLAAAVYGIWIERNTRVFQGLSKQVDVASLNVVNSIRDFLCSRRRVKNSTLNRALGDKWRLPDSIFSPM, encoded by the exons ATGAAGACTCCCAGTGATGCTTCATGGACCATCAGGAAATTGTTTGGCATTAGGGGCTTGGGGCAACCTTTGATCCAATATAGGATTGGCAATGGTGCGGGGACTTTCTTATG GTATACTCCCAGTACTTTAAAGCCAGATAGTTTGAGAGAGGATTATGTTGTTTGGGTCCCTCATCCTAGTGGCCATTATTCTGTTGCCTTTGCATGGGAAGCACTCCGAATCAGAAGGCCAAACCCACCTTGGGCAGCAATTGTttggtccaaacaaatggtCCCTCGATGGGCCTTCGTATTATGGATGGCCGTTCAAACCAAGCTGTGTACTAAGGATAGGTTAGCTAATTGGGGAATGCAGGTGGACGACAAATGTGTGCTTTGCAATAACGCTAGAGAGACCCACCACCATTTATTTTTCCAGTGTCCCTTCTCCTCTATGGTCTGGCAACAAGTTCTAGTGAGGACTTTGGTGCCAGGCATTCCTAACACCCTCGTGGACATTGTGGACTGGCTTGTCCAGTATGGGACATCTAAGGTTTTTAAGAATTTAGTGTTACATAGTACCTTAGCAGCTGCAGTGTATGGTATTTGGATTGAGAGGAATACTAGAGTGTTTCAAGGCCTTTCCAAACAAGTTGACGTCGCGTCCCTTAACGTGGTTAACTCTATCAGAGATTTTCTATGCTCCAGAAGACGTGTTAAGAACTCCACTTTGAACAGGGCTTTGGGTGACAAATGGAGGCTTCCGGATAGTATCTTTTCTCCAATGTAA